One Maniola hyperantus chromosome Z, iAphHyp1.2, whole genome shotgun sequence DNA window includes the following coding sequences:
- the Mical gene encoding F-actin-monooxygenase Mical isoform X2: protein MNRGGRVEPTPPECALAAEMFDHFCAAGTMKQILALHREICATLNLKPNRLPDFYPKLKGKLSSSWKAQALFKKFDVRANLKVFGKGRACTQNKVLIIGAGPCGLRAAIECQLLGAKVVITEKRDRLSRNNVLHLWPFVIHDLKALGAKKFFGKFCAGSIDHISIRQLQCILLKVSLLLGVEVHEGVSFEELFEPKLTENFETLGWRARVSPAEHPVAQYEFDVLIGADGKRNTLQGFKRKEFRGKLALAITANFINRHSEQEAAVPEISGVAYIFNQKFFKDLKHETGIDLENIVYYKDDTHYFVMTAKKQSLIDKGVLLNDHAEISRLLSLENMDRAALIRYAQEAARFSTNNRLPLLEFALNHCGEPDVALFDFTSMYAAENACMVYERRGRRLLCQLVGDSLLEPFWPTGSGCARGFLSALDAAWTVRAWGQSPAPHPLQLIAERESVYRLLAQTTPENLHRDFGAYTLDPCTRYPNLNRAAVTPHRVTAFYDSDEPLPLDAAPPAKRRRREPEISEEALVAWVGYSEPGMRAATSAPALCALMRRYRPDLLQADSSPRSVYDIFQHQLGIPPFITSESDEAVPEATLRCYLLRVYQAFKGEVPHVYHKTDMFDQIKKSQQSEKSNRNVTDRSYVYSNAGDTESHSSYKKRRRSVRPQQVSNDPTEYIRKRIGKLDLNDITQLARFIEGHDAITNDEQNIDKQRELQEQIINLLDPEDSPDPKMLRDSLTQLLQGGARSKVKSKLAKKLPYFFQNKVNEKAPQRPPRKLKGLDPDTIKVPDLDYSEDTDATLVATNYSKNKLNSCLPPNRVKHKDFVRSASPETPLSPPRKLSEVVDTEMKRFSQSPETALPHGRSNSIGSPEMAVNTKRMAQLFEGNKRHTTSPEANSVRSRITDNPEMALRWQRMADIMEGKRRDTPSPERSKRSNSIGNPELALRRQRVSDLIQGINTSRQSPEYVNQRRNSGEMAFRMQRVSDMMNRNNAEEKKPKSCGKRKAAREIMKRRFEKSLQMLASEPRPDFAPSADLENDYGLQQYRASAPQFDERVKKLERKLQHYEEGRAVGGGSRAAGSGARVARLAAELAHPAAPAVVPPPSKPRDLMRSVGKIEPEDWNVKKIEQKITEHRLGRPERKTAERVPKWDREQFLRRQRRLKEGDPNEEKWGEIDETIHKIDQQLNDSGRPLLGTKRVAKLATRFIKNNEPDSDKKDQKKEESKKPWCNAAAGAGGTSCVACGSTVFAAERVVADGLHLHRACFKCAVCDTILRPGSYTTELFGTRLICLRHAGVTATDASPRAGPSAAPRPVMPERISLELSDGGAREIDEDEWTDRNFLASETSGAGGLSDDDESSSDEYTDAAESDTGPQRSPEPAAAGSHSPRAHHLYFSDDSFGYDDYSDDGAESSGNESCSRMRAAREARRREVPAEARPPTDSSEVESEDESESSEEEISSATEVSTDSEFAREECAPAPSPPAILVTEAPPPAPPPHHDYPLIRTRSAGGLATKRALELKRRYLLGEPSPPVVRKSDSTSQLDTKLEAFRSNITEIQKLLLPAPPQTQKPVVTFQLTTVEKKPMPDIIQNLCSDAPVDLLTKGDSVLCSTAWREPAKEENRELDIESDSLSDEDSSHTQTLPNQSVPRVEVHDEGGELIQLDSLMIISSNAEDNERGSGTATATGPMVLAAESESSDSCRDATTLALTETELSDWAAESVVLDDCSIDDKEERKRSKHPRSLGGPKLVHETKNISAIASHVCGKTSPAEPIVFSNALDHFEFADEGDQDPSIETAVAPRNEGYMEFVDDEYGHYSPNKDRSMNFIERSFSETSVKPYETENVGHDLSEEIKYIDDQDSKTESSSKVESLKSSLTQTVISEASEIVVAPSENNDSSDIEIPKQSSLINNDNLNNFEYKSESTDVSDKSQSIKNSGSENRKRESKSIESKSEVSLDEISPPLASEKSKSQSSITHNISKPFANPCSIRMYAPAICRSASETFNINIRIVNPPNLNISLSPSYHSVSTITTSPTPERETIEKVQELKKEREEQTEVVRRLVLERLGNGQRASRKSARRHRAAPGSAPPPVPPPPAPEPPPPPRPALPLAPPLAPLPVSPSLSDSDLTQETRRKGIMRSISNYFNKRLGPRQKNESRKSTGALQEAPPVPPPPACYTPPSANSQPSLSHATLTPLRRPGAVREGRVGECAGDEDERDAMQLWFEARWAGLVAQRNARDEGGDDPRARRLARLQRRLSRPLSAEQQAAAVAEVVQVSAQRDAHEALVAADRRRHTKERSGALKYN from the exons ATGAATCGCGGTGGGCGTGTGGAGCCGACTCCTCCGGAGTGTGCGCTAGCCGCCGAGATGTTTGACCATTTTTGTGCGGCGGGGACCATGAAACAAATCTTAGCACTCCATCGGGAAATCTGTGCCACCCTAAATTTGAAACCCAATCGACTACCAGATTTTTATCCAAAATTAAAG GGAAAATTATCCAGCTCATGGAAAGCTCAAGCTCTCTTCAAAAAGTTTGATGTGCGTGCAAATCTCAAAGTGTTTGGAAAAGGTCGCGCCTGCACGCAAAATAAGGTGCTCATAATCGGTGCCGGGCCTTGCGGTCTACGCGCCGCTATTGAATGCCAACTGCTTGGTGCCAAAGTG GTCATAACTGAGAAACGAGACCGCCTTTCCCGAAACAATGTGCTGCATCTGTGGCCTTTCGTTATTCACGATTTAAAGGCTCTGGGTGCTAAGAAGTTTTTCGGCAAATTCTGTGCAGGGTCCATCGATCATATAAGTATAAGACAGTTGCAGTGTATTCTTCTGaag GTATCGCTCTTGCTAGGTGTAGAAGTTCATGAAGGAGTTAGCTTCGAAGAGCTGTTTGAGCCTAAATTGACGGAAAATTTtgaaa CATTGGGATGGCGTGCGCGCGTGAGCCCGGCGGAACACCCCGTGGCGCAGTACGAGTTCGATGTCCTGATCGGAGCTGACGGCAAGCGCAACACGCTGCAGGGCTTCAAGCGGAAGGAGTTCCGCGGCAAGCTGGCCTTGGCTATCACTGCGAATTTCATTAATCGCCACTCGGAACAAGAGGCAGCA GTTCCCGAAATCAGTGGAGTGGCATATATATTTAACCAGAAGtttttcaaagatttaaaaCATGAGACTGGTATAGATCTGGAAAACATCGTTTATTACAAAGATGACACACACTACTTTGTAATGACTGCAAAGAAACAAAGTCTCATTGATAAAGGCGTCCTTTTAAAT GATCATGCTGAAATATCGCGCTTGCTAAGCTTGGAGAATATGGACCGTGCAGCGCTCATTCGATACGCGCAAGAAGCGGCTCGTTTCTCCACCAACAACCGATTGCCGTTGCTAGAATTTGCGCTCAACCACTGCGGTGAACCCGATGTTGCCCTCTTTGACTTCACATCGATGTACGCTGCGGAAAATGCCTGCATG gtatacgAGAGACGCGGCCGACGCCTGCTCTGTCAACTGGTCGGAGACAGCCTGCTGGAGCCTTTCTGGCCGACGGGCTCGGGATGCGCGCGCGGCTTCCTGTCCGCGCTGGACGCCGCCTGGACCGTGCGCGCTTGGGGCCAGAGCCCGGCGCCGCATCCGCTGCAGCTCATAGCTGAGCGAGAAtccgtctatcggttgttgg CGCAAACAACTCCGGAAAATCTTCACCGTGACTTCGGAGCATACACTCTCGACCCGTGCACTCGATATCCTAACCTGAACAGAGCGGCGGTAACTCCGCATCGGGTCACAGCCTTTTATGACTCCGACGAACCGTTGCCGCTCGACGCGGCTCCGCCGGCCAAGAGAAGACGCCGAG AACCGGAAATATCCGAGGAAGCATTGGTGGCTTGGGTGGGGTACTCGGAGCCGGGCATGCGCGCGGCTACCAGCGCCCCCGCGCTCTGTGCCCTCATGCGGCGCTACCGGCCGGACCTCTTGCAGGCCGACTCGTCACCGCGATCTGTCTATGACATCTTCCAACACCAACTtg GAATACCGCCGTTCATTACAAGTGAATCCGACGAGGCTGTCCCCGAGGCGACACTGCGCTGCTACCTGCTGCGTGTGTACCAAGCGTTCAAGGGGGAAGTGCCTCATGTATACCACAAGACGGATATGTTCGATCAG ATTAAAAAGAGTCAGCAATCGGAGAAGAGTAATCGAAATGTTACGGATCGTTCATACGTTTACTCAA ACGCCGGTGATACCGAATCTCATTCGAGTTACAAGAAAAGGCGCCGCTCCGTTCGGCCTCAACAAGTAAGTAACGATCCTACTgaatatataaggaaaaggatTGGAAAATTAGATCTTAATGACATTACACAGCTAGCACGATTTATCGAGGGACACGACGCCATAACGAACGATGAACAAAATATTGACAAGCAGAGGGAGCTTCAAGAACAAATCATAAATTTGTTAGATCCGGAGGATTCTCCAGACCCAAAAATGTTACGAGATTCCTTGACGCAGCTATTGCAAGGTGGTGCCAGGTCGAAAGTGAAATCAAAATTAGCGAAAAAATTGCCAtactttttccaaaataaagtaAATGAAAAAGCGCCTCAGAGACCTCCTCGTAAATTGAAAGGCTTAGATCCAGACACAATAAAAGTTCCGGATTTAGATTATTCAGAAGACACCGATGCCACGCTCGTAGCGACAAATTACTCAAAGAATAAACTGAATTCGTGTTTGCCTCCTAACAGAGTGAAGCATAAAGACTTCGTCCGTTCTGCTTCTCCCGAAACTCCACTTTCTCCTCCACGAAAATTGTCAGAGGTAGTAGACACGGAAATGAAACGCTTTTCGCAAAGTCCAGAAACTGCTTTGCCTCACGGTCGATCCAATTCAATCGGTTCCCCAGAAATGGCGGTTAATACAAAGCGTATGGCACAACTATTTGAAGGAAATAAACGACACACAACGAGTCCTGAAGCAAATTCAGTTCGTTCACGAATAACGGATAATCCTGAAATGGCTTTGCGATGGCAAAGAATGGCTGATATAATGGAGGGAAAGCGGCGCGACACGCCCAGCCCGGAGAGGTCGAAACGATCCAACTCGATCGGTAACCCTGAATTGGCACTACGCAGGCAACGCGTATCGGATTTGATCCAAGGCATTAATACCAGTCGCCAGAGTCCCGAATACGTCAATCAGAGGAGAAACTCTGGTGAAATGGCTTTTAGAATGCAAAGAGTATCGGATATGATGAATAGAAATAATGCCGAGGAAAAAAAGCCTAAGAGTTGTGGAAAGAGAAAAGCGGCGCGCGAGATTATGAAGCGACGTTTCGAAAAGAGTCTACAAATGTTGGCATCGGAACCTCGCCCCGACTTTGCTCCGTCTGCGGATTTGGAGAATGACTATGGTTTGCAGCAGTACAGGGCCAGTGCGCCGCAATTTGACGAGAGAGTTAAAAAGTTGGAGAGAAAATTACAGCATTAC GAAGAGGGGCGTGCCGTCGGCGGTGGCAGCAGGGCGGCGGGGAGCGGCGCTCGCGTGGCGCGCCTGGCGGCAGAGCTCGCCCACCCGGCCGCGCCCGCCGTGGTGCCTCCTCCGTCCAAGCCGCGGGATCTTATGCGTTCCGTGGGAAAAATTGAACCAGAAGACTGGAATGTCAAAAAAATTGAACAGAAGATTACAGAGCATAGACTCGGCCGGCCTGAGCGCAAAACCGCAGAGAGAGTGCCTAAATGGGATAGAGAACAA TTTCTGCGTCGTCAGCGGCGGCTGAAGGAAGGTGACCCGAACGAAGAGAAATGGGGGGAAATCGACGAAACGATACACAAAATAGATCAACAACTCAACGACTCCGGACGACCACTGCTTGGTACTAAAAGG GTTGCAAAACTTGCTACGAGGTTTATCAAAAACAATGAACCAGATTCGGACAAGAAGGATCAAAAGAAAGAAGAG TCGAAGAAGCCATGGTGCAATGCTGCGGCCGGCGCGGGCGGGACGTCATGCGTGGCGTGCGGCTCGACCGTGTTCGCCGCGGAGAGGGTCGTGGCTGACGGCCTGCATCTGCATCGTGCGTGCTTCAAGTGTGCCGTCTGCGATACCATACTTAGACCCGG GAGCTACACGACGGAACTTTTCGGCACAAGATTGATTTGCCTGCGTCACGCCGGCGTGACAGCAACGGACGCCTCGCCGCGTGCGGGCCCGAGTGCGGCGCCGCGTCCTGTCATGCCGGAGCGGATCAGCCTCGAGCTATCGGACGGTGGGGCGCGCGAGATCGACGAGGACGAGTGGACCGACCGGAACTTCCTCGCTTCGGAGACGTCCGGCGCGGGCGGACTCAG TGACGACGATGAATCGAGTTCGGACGAGTACACGGACGCGGCCGAGAGTGACACGGGCCCGCAGCGCTCCCCCGAGCCCGCCGCGGCCGGCTCGCACTCCCCGCGTGCGCACCACCTTTACTTTTCGGACGATTCCTTCGGATACGACGACTATTCGGATGACG GCGCGGAGTCGTCGGGAAACGAGTCGTGCTCGCGGATGCGCGCCGCCAGGGAGGCGCGGCGGCGCGAGGTGCCGGCGGAGGCGCGCCCGCCCACCGACAGCAGCGAG GTGGAGTCCGAAGACGAAAGTGAAAGCAGCGAAGAAGAAATTTCGTCGGCTACGGAAGTGTCAACGGACAGCGAGTTTGCTCGCGAGGAGTGCGCGCCGGCCCCCTCGCCGCCCGCCATCCTCGTGACGGAAGCTCCACCCCCCGCGCCCCCGCCCCATCACGACTACCCTCTGATCAGGACGCGTTCAGCCGGCGGCCTAGCCACTAAACGAGCTTTGGAGTTGAAGAGAAGATATCTGCTGGGAGAGCCATCCCCGCCGGTCGTGAGGAAGTCCGACTCGACTTCGCAGCTCGATACCAAGCTAGAAGCTTTCCGTTCTAATATAACAGAGATCCAGAAGCTATTACTTCCCGCACCTCCACAGACCCAAAAGCCTGTCGTGACTTTTCAGTTAACAACGGTGGAGAAAAAGCCAATGCCCGATATCATACAGAACTTATGCAGCGACGCTCCCGTAGATCTACTCACCAAAGGAGATTCGGTGCTTTGTAGTACTGCCTGGAGAGAACCTGCAAAAGAAGAAAATAGAGAGCTAGACATAGAATCAGATTCCCTCTCTGATGAGGATTCGTCACATACGCAAACATTGCCGAACCAGTCTGTACCCCGAGTCGAAGTCCACGACGAAGGCGGGGAGCTTATACAGTTAGACAGCTTAATGATCATTAGCAGTAATGCCGAAGACAATGAGAGAGGATCAGGGACGGCCACTGCGACTGGTCCTATGGTACTAGCTGCTGAATCAGAATCCTCGGATTCTTGTAGAGATGCGACTACATTAGCTCTAACCGAAACAGAATTATCTGATTGGGCAGCCGAGAGTGTCGTTTTAGACGATTGCTCCATTGATGACAAAGAGGAAAGAAAGAGAAGTAAACATCCGAGAAGTCTCGGTGGCCCGAAGTTAGTAcacgaaacaaaaaatatatcagCAATTGCATCACACGTCTGCGGAAAAACAAGCCCAGCAGAGCCAATTGTGTTTTCGAACGCACTCGATCATTTCGAATTCGCTGACGAAGGAGACCAAGATCCTTCCATCGAAACTGCCGTTGCACCTCGCAATGAGGGTTACATGGAATTTGTGGATGATGAGTATGGTCACTATTCTCCTAATAAAGATAGATCAATGAATTTTATAGAAAGAAGTTTTTCGGAGACTTCAGTAAAGCCTTACGAAACAGAAAATGTAGGGCATGATTTGTCTGAGGAAATAAAGTATATAGACGATCAAGATTCCAAAACTGAAAGTTCATCGAAAGTTGAAAGTTTAAAGTCTTCGCTGACCCAAACTGTAATCAGTGAAGCTTCGGAAATTGTTGTTGCACCTAGTGAAAATAATGACTCTTCAGATATTGAAATTCCCAAACAAAGTAGTCTAATTAATAATGACaacttaaataattttgaatataaATCAGAATCTACTGACGTGTCTGACAAATCACAGTCTATAAAAAACAGTGGTAGTGAAAATAGAAAGAGGGAATCAAAAAGCATTGAATCTAAAAGTGAAGTTTCCCTAGATGAGATATCACCGCCTCTAGcatccgaaaaatcaaagtcaCAAAGCAGTATTACGCATAACATTAGCAAGCCTTTTGCGAATCCATGCAGTATTAGAATGTATGCACCGGCAATTTGTAGATCTGCTAGTGAAACCTTTAATATAAACATCCGAATTGTGAACCCTCCAAACCTGAACATCAGTTTGAGTCCATCCTATCATTCGGTTTCGACGATCACAACGAGTCCAACGCCCGAGCGTGAGACAATAGAAAAAGTGCAGGAGCTAAAGAAAGAGAGAGAGGAACAAACCGAAGTGGTGAGGAGACTTGTGCTGGAGAGGCTGGGGAACGGCCAGCGGGCAAGTAGGAAGTCGGCGCGGCGGCACCGCGCGGCGCCAGGCAGCGCACCGCCGCCGGTGCCGCCGCCGCCTGCACCcgagccgccgccgccgccgcgccccgCGCTGCCGCTTGCACCGCCGCTCGCGCCGCTGCCCGTCTCGCCCTCGCTTTCCGACTCCGACCTCACGCAAGAGACGAGGCGGAAAGGTATTATGAGGAGCATTTCCAATTACTTTAACAAGCGGCTCGGACCTCGCCaaaag